One Thalassotalea sediminis DNA segment encodes these proteins:
- a CDS encoding DUF1338 domain-containing protein encodes MSVEVKQLFNNIWQNYLQVTPSAEKIHQLLGSGNDVINDHVAYRTFNHEKVNIDKLAQHLLALGYKECGEYHFEAKKLYAKHFEHQDDTLPKVFISELLVEEFSPKVQTIINKVIDNIDPSIVATPELLYSGKHWPLSYDDYQTLLAESEYAAWLSAWGYRANHFTVSINYLENFDNIEDVNQALKDAGFALNASGGEIKGDAEVKLEQSSTMADKAKVEFTDKTVEIPSCFYEFAKRYPLDNGELYTGFVAASADKIFESTNTTS; translated from the coding sequence ATGAGCGTTGAAGTTAAACAATTATTCAATAATATTTGGCAAAATTATTTACAAGTAACTCCGTCAGCTGAAAAGATCCACCAGTTATTAGGGTCTGGCAATGATGTGATAAATGATCATGTTGCTTATCGCACATTTAATCATGAAAAAGTAAACATTGATAAGTTGGCACAACACTTATTAGCGCTGGGTTACAAAGAGTGTGGCGAATATCACTTTGAAGCCAAAAAGCTTTATGCAAAACACTTTGAACACCAAGATGACACCTTGCCTAAAGTGTTTATTAGTGAATTACTTGTGGAAGAGTTTTCACCGAAAGTTCAAACCATTATTAACAAAGTTATTGATAATATTGACCCATCTATTGTTGCAACGCCCGAATTACTTTATTCAGGAAAGCACTGGCCGTTAAGCTACGATGATTATCAAACATTGCTTGCAGAAAGTGAGTATGCTGCATGGTTATCCGCGTGGGGCTATCGAGCAAACCATTTTACGGTAAGTATTAACTACCTAGAAAATTTTGATAACATCGAAGACGTTAATCAGGCGTTGAAAGATGCAGGATTCGCATTAAACGCATCAGGTGGTGAAATCAAAGGTGATGCTGAAGTCAAACTTGAACAGTCTTCGACAATGGCTGACAAAGCGAAAGTCGAATTTACCGATAAAACCGTCGAAATTCCTTCTTGTTTTTATGAATTCGCTAAACGCTATCCATTAGATAATGGTGAACTTTATACAGGATTTGTTGCTGCATCTGCAGACAAAATTTTTGAAAGCACCAACACAACTAGCTAA
- a CDS encoding aspartate aminotransferase family protein, translating into MSNHQPVSRELFDEVMVPNYAPSAVIPVRGEGSRVWDQQGKEFIDFAGGIAVNCLGHCHPALVGALKEQGEKIWHLSNVMTNEPALRLAKKLVDNTFAEKVYFANSGAESNEAALKLARRWALDVHGEHKTQIIAFKQGFHGRTFFTVTVGGQAAYSDGFGPKPGDVVHAEYNDLESVKALISEKTCAVVMEPLQGEGGIISPTAEFVKGVRELCNENNALLVFDEVQTGVGRTGDLYAYMGLDVTPDILTTAKALGGGFPIGAMLTTTEIAKHLKIGTHGSTYGGNPLACAVAEAAFDTVNDPKVLNGVKEKAALYVEGLNAINEKYHVFKEIRGKGLLIGGVLADDYQGKAKEFLVAAMEEGVMTLVAGASVVRFAPSLVIPNDDILEGLARFERAVAKVANA; encoded by the coding sequence ATGAGTAATCACCAACCGGTCAGCCGTGAATTATTTGATGAAGTAATGGTACCTAATTATGCACCATCTGCAGTAATTCCAGTAAGAGGCGAAGGTTCTCGCGTTTGGGATCAGCAAGGTAAAGAGTTTATCGATTTTGCTGGTGGTATCGCAGTAAACTGCTTAGGCCATTGTCACCCAGCACTCGTTGGCGCGCTAAAAGAGCAAGGTGAAAAAATTTGGCACCTTTCGAATGTAATGACCAATGAACCAGCATTGCGTTTAGCTAAAAAACTTGTAGATAATACCTTTGCAGAAAAAGTCTATTTTGCCAATTCAGGGGCAGAATCTAATGAGGCAGCATTAAAGCTTGCACGTCGCTGGGCATTAGATGTTCACGGTGAGCACAAAACACAAATTATTGCCTTTAAACAAGGTTTTCATGGTAGAACGTTTTTCACCGTAACCGTTGGCGGTCAAGCAGCCTATTCAGATGGCTTCGGTCCAAAACCTGGCGATGTCGTTCATGCCGAATATAACGACTTAGAAAGTGTAAAAGCATTAATTTCAGAAAAAACATGTGCCGTAGTTATGGAACCCTTACAAGGTGAAGGTGGCATTATTTCTCCAACCGCAGAATTTGTTAAAGGTGTGCGTGAATTATGTAATGAAAACAATGCGCTACTAGTTTTTGATGAAGTTCAAACTGGTGTTGGCAGAACAGGTGATTTATATGCCTACATGGGCTTAGATGTTACACCTGATATTTTAACAACAGCTAAAGCACTTGGCGGTGGTTTCCCAATTGGTGCGATGTTAACAACAACTGAAATTGCTAAACATCTTAAAATAGGTACTCATGGCAGCACTTATGGTGGCAACCCATTAGCGTGTGCGGTAGCGGAAGCTGCATTTGATACTGTAAATGATCCAAAAGTATTAAACGGCGTAAAAGAAAAAGCAGCACTATATGTTGAAGGCTTAAATGCCATTAATGAAAAATATCATGTCTTTAAAGAAATCCGTGGTAAAGGTTTATTGATTGGTGGTGTACTTGCAGATGATTATCAAGGCAAAGCAAAAGAATTTCTTGTTGCTGCGATGGAAGAAGGTGTAATGACACTCGTTGCTGGCGCAAGTGTTGTTCGTTTTGCACCTTCATTAGTTATTCCTAATGATGATATTTTAGAAGGTTTAGCTCGATTTGAGCGTGCCGTTGCAAAAGTAGCTAACGCTTAA
- the astA gene encoding arginine N-succinyltransferase, with translation MIIIRPIRHNDYDALHKIAVESGHGFTSLPVNEELLSQRIAHSEASFHRDVITPGNEGYLFVMEDSETGEVVGTSGIEAAVGLEDAFYHYHVGKVVHSSRELNVYNTVETLSLCNDYTGATEICTLFLSESHRKNNNGRFLSRMRFLFIAEHLERFSDTVIAEMRGVSDDEGRSPFWNWLEEHFFSMDFPTADYLTGIGKKEFIAELMPKYPIYVSLLSKDAQQVIDKVHDKTVPALRLLEAEGFSRRGYVDIFDAGPTVEAKIRDIRSIQESSRCQVIIGDVDNSNNYILCNSKIADFRAVQAPILLRETAKQAVISPQVAESLHVTDGDWIRIVKN, from the coding sequence ATGATCATTATTCGCCCTATTCGACATAACGATTACGATGCGTTACACAAAATTGCCGTAGAGTCTGGCCATGGATTTACCTCTTTACCAGTAAATGAAGAGCTACTTTCACAACGAATTGCACACTCAGAAGCATCTTTTCATCGCGACGTAATCACCCCTGGCAATGAAGGCTATCTTTTTGTCATGGAAGATAGCGAAACAGGAGAAGTAGTCGGAACTAGTGGTATTGAAGCTGCCGTAGGTCTTGAAGACGCTTTTTACCATTACCACGTAGGTAAAGTTGTACATAGCTCTCGAGAGCTCAATGTCTACAATACTGTAGAAACACTTTCACTATGCAATGACTACACTGGCGCAACAGAAATTTGCACCTTGTTTTTATCGGAAAGCCATCGTAAAAACAATAATGGACGCTTTCTATCTCGCATGCGCTTTCTTTTTATTGCCGAACATTTAGAACGTTTTTCAGATACCGTAATCGCGGAAATGCGTGGCGTATCTGATGATGAAGGCCGTTCTCCCTTTTGGAACTGGCTTGAAGAGCATTTCTTTTCGATGGACTTTCCAACCGCTGACTATCTCACCGGTATTGGTAAAAAAGAGTTTATCGCAGAGCTAATGCCCAAATACCCTATCTATGTCAGCTTACTCAGTAAAGATGCACAACAAGTAATTGATAAAGTACATGACAAAACCGTTCCTGCACTAAGACTATTAGAGGCAGAAGGTTTTAGTCGTCGTGGATATGTAGATATTTTTGATGCAGGTCCTACTGTTGAAGCAAAAATACGTGATATTCGTTCAATTCAAGAAAGCTCGCGATGCCAAGTGATTATTGGCGATGTAGATAACAGCAACAATTACATTTTGTGCAACAGTAAAATTGCTGACTTTAGAGCAGTACAAGCGCCAATTTTATTACGTGAAACCGCAAAGCAAGCAGTTATATCACCACAGGTTGCAGAAAGCTTACATGTCACAGATGGTGACTGGATTAGAATAGTTAAAAATTAA
- a CDS encoding sensor domain-containing protein, which produces MDIQLFENSARRKDTMLRIAVDRIHNKLQHLQSEKQLIQLVTELLCELSASEFTVAFQLTFDENRTPYFEKISAVTNTHKGINQLPRSHNLSITAKSKSVYKAYVANSPTVIHDKSLLEELSPNDKHHHQAIMMPVHDIDKPIAMFVLFDAEAPYHVNQVSRYIPLFNALNHVRRMLKIKPVAIKQLSSQEQSYKHNYSILETLSPNPVLVLKKDLNIARINPALESLLNYENSQLINKNISKIITDHDKHKHKLKMALGYQHIGQANKQYLTFRTQENVELELACSIVKIVEEGEVRILVLMHDIRDEQAVQNQYELELARFKALSELVPIGILQTDENWHTRYVNNKWLETLGVERKDVERLNWTQLFSNDQAESILSGLYESLNCHQTFEFEGSIFTNYEQELWIHFEARPLFDMQGNLSGFIASIVDNTFHHNTEERLRDIAETDHLTKLPNRLALTNRLANSLERVERRGAMAMLSMDLDGFKNVNDTMGHDAGDKLLVLVSTRILKVLRKEDFLARLGGDEFIVVLEQLQDSEVASAVANKILNALNKPFIIESEEVFISASIGICFAVAGQKTTSTQLMKQADIAMYHAKDMGRNTVQYYSSNLDKTSRDRLEMGNNLHRAVSQNEFELFYQLQIDNNSQKIVGLEALLRWRKHDNTIIPPDQFIPMLEEIGLIVPTGRRVIKQALTQLARWIKAGKLSNDVAMAVNLSPKQFTDPDLIKFILKCIDDNHLRGHNLVLEITETTLLQDNKEVNFILKELANCHIKIALDDFGTGYSSLSHLKNYPIGEIKIDRSFINDILNDDNDREITKAVIAMAKALNIDIVAEGIESQAILDELILMKCAIGQGYFYNKPMPAKEVEALFNQYTG; this is translated from the coding sequence ATGGATATACAGCTTTTTGAAAACAGTGCGCGACGCAAAGATACTATGTTACGTATCGCTGTTGATCGCATCCATAATAAATTACAACACTTACAGTCAGAAAAGCAGCTGATACAACTCGTCACTGAACTGCTATGTGAGCTTTCTGCTTCTGAATTCACAGTCGCCTTTCAATTAACTTTTGACGAAAATCGCACCCCCTATTTTGAGAAAATTTCAGCCGTTACAAATACGCACAAAGGTATTAACCAGTTACCACGATCTCATAACCTATCAATAACGGCTAAGTCAAAGTCGGTATATAAAGCCTATGTTGCCAATTCACCCACTGTTATCCATGATAAGTCGTTATTAGAAGAACTAAGCCCGAATGACAAACATCATCATCAGGCGATAATGATGCCAGTACACGATATAGACAAGCCAATTGCCATGTTTGTTTTATTTGATGCTGAGGCGCCATATCATGTTAATCAAGTGAGTCGATATATACCGCTGTTTAATGCGCTAAATCATGTTCGGCGCATGCTGAAAATTAAACCGGTAGCAATAAAGCAACTTTCATCACAAGAACAGAGCTATAAACATAATTATTCAATATTAGAAACACTTTCACCAAATCCTGTGTTAGTACTCAAGAAAGATCTTAATATTGCACGTATCAACCCAGCCCTTGAATCGTTGTTAAATTACGAAAATTCACAATTAATTAATAAAAATATCAGCAAAATCATTACTGACCATGACAAGCATAAACACAAGTTAAAAATGGCTTTAGGGTATCAGCATATCGGGCAAGCAAATAAACAGTACTTAACATTTAGAACACAAGAAAATGTCGAGTTAGAACTCGCTTGTAGTATTGTGAAAATTGTCGAAGAAGGAGAGGTTCGCATTCTCGTATTGATGCACGATATACGTGATGAACAAGCAGTACAGAATCAATATGAATTAGAACTTGCACGTTTTAAAGCGCTTTCAGAGTTAGTACCGATCGGCATTTTACAAACAGACGAAAATTGGCACACCCGTTACGTTAATAATAAATGGTTAGAAACATTAGGCGTAGAGCGCAAGGATGTCGAAAGATTAAATTGGACTCAACTCTTTAGTAACGACCAAGCAGAGTCAATTTTATCAGGCCTTTACGAATCACTAAATTGTCACCAAACATTTGAATTTGAAGGTAGTATTTTTACCAATTATGAGCAAGAGCTATGGATACATTTCGAAGCTCGCCCTTTATTTGACATGCAAGGAAACCTTTCTGGTTTTATCGCTTCAATAGTTGACAATACTTTTCATCATAATACTGAAGAGCGGTTGCGCGACATTGCTGAAACAGATCACCTCACCAAGCTTCCCAATAGATTGGCATTAACAAATAGACTTGCTAACTCACTAGAACGCGTTGAACGTAGGGGTGCAATGGCAATGCTCAGTATGGATTTAGATGGTTTTAAAAACGTTAATGATACCATGGGCCACGATGCTGGAGATAAGCTTTTAGTACTGGTTTCAACAAGAATTCTAAAAGTTTTGCGCAAAGAAGACTTTCTAGCCAGGTTAGGGGGGGATGAATTTATTGTTGTATTAGAGCAGCTACAAGATTCAGAAGTTGCTTCAGCAGTTGCTAATAAAATACTTAACGCCCTTAACAAGCCTTTCATTATCGAATCAGAAGAAGTATTTATTTCAGCAAGTATCGGTATATGCTTTGCAGTGGCGGGACAAAAAACAACCAGCACACAACTAATGAAACAAGCTGACATTGCTATGTATCATGCCAAGGATATGGGCAGGAACACGGTACAATATTATTCCTCGAACCTTGATAAAACCTCACGAGACCGACTTGAGATGGGCAATAACTTGCACCGTGCAGTTAGTCAAAATGAGTTTGAATTGTTTTATCAATTGCAAATTGATAACAATTCTCAAAAAATCGTTGGCTTAGAAGCGTTACTCCGATGGCGAAAACACGACAATACGATCATACCGCCAGATCAATTTATCCCAATGTTAGAAGAAATCGGCCTAATTGTACCAACGGGTCGGCGAGTAATTAAACAAGCCTTAACGCAATTAGCACGTTGGATTAAGGCTGGCAAACTGTCAAACGATGTTGCAATGGCGGTTAATTTAAGTCCGAAGCAATTTACAGACCCTGATTTAATCAAATTCATTTTAAAATGTATTGATGACAATCACTTACGCGGGCATAATCTTGTACTCGAAATCACCGAAACCACCTTGTTGCAAGACAACAAAGAAGTAAACTTTATTTTAAAAGAACTCGCCAATTGTCACATAAAAATTGCCCTTGATGATTTTGGCACTGGCTATTCATCATTAAGTCACTTAAAAAATTACCCTATTGGCGAAATTAAAATAGATCGAAGCTTTATTAATGACATTCTTAATGATGATAACGATCGAGAAATTACCAAAGCAGTTATCGCCATGGCTAAGGCACTAAATATTGATATTGTTGCCGAAGGCATCGAAAGCCAAGCAATACTTGATGAACTGATTTTAATGAAATGCGCTATTGGCCAAGGCTATTTTTATAATAAGCCTATGCCTGCCAAGGAAGTAGAAGCCCTCTTTAACCAATACACCGGTTAA
- a CDS encoding DUF3718 domain-containing protein yields the protein MFIKKVLLASVMVSGVVATAQAEKLTASDGTIETSLCMAAVNGNRAVMHNQIKASGYSKQFVAKNVECNGENILAFVEKHGKRSDIMINMIDRGERDVSITDIAKNSLEK from the coding sequence ATGTTTATCAAAAAAGTACTATTAGCGTCGGTTATGGTTTCTGGGGTTGTTGCAACAGCCCAAGCTGAAAAGCTAACAGCATCTGATGGCACAATTGAAACGAGTTTATGTATGGCAGCTGTTAATGGCAATAGGGCCGTTATGCATAACCAAATAAAGGCTTCAGGCTATTCAAAACAATTCGTTGCTAAAAATGTTGAGTGTAATGGAGAAAATATTTTAGCATTTGTTGAAAAACACGGTAAAAGATCTGACATCATGATCAACATGATTGATCGTGGTGAGCGTGATGTGTCAATTACAGATATAGCAAAGAACTCACTTGAGAAATAG
- a CDS encoding chemotaxis protein CheB, whose product MDVTNTNNITQPNYYIGIGASAGGLEALRSFVHNIEPDTGHVFIIIQHLSPDFKSMMPELLARYTEIPISKLEDGTRVQANHIYLAPPRKNVLLAEGSVLLVEQMENPGGNFPIDAFFRSLAEDQQNHAIAVILSGTGSDGSRGIQAIKDVGGLVVVQEPSDAAFDGMPFNAVKTGFSDIVESADQMMTKIINYTSNIIVSGEEIAVDPDKSIEHALSDIYNLLKAKSDIDFSHYKGKTIVRRIERRMGINTVESITEYYNYLLKNPKELQTLAKDMLIGVTRFFRDDDAFIQLTEKVIPNVIENSQPDEIIRIWSACCSTGEEAYSLAILIDEYLCQHNLDRTVRIFATDVDADAITEAGLGRFSQNIESDVSPERLKRYFDLQDDYYVINSNIRKMVIFATHNILTDPPFSNCQLAVCRNALIYFQPKAQKRIITLLHFSLNKDGYLFLGSSESLGDMKQHFAVENERHRIYRKIDNTKMLIDASPQMGQQEQKNNKSPSISQLLSSFQQSSKKPNYSPVLERIIEEYAPPAIILSEEQNVVHVFGDVSAYTRKIGSGQFSSLLSDYIIEGLSVAVSTALYRAQSLHSSVHYERISFNDENEQQCWVNLRVLYLDTPRLTSNYFVVLFEQEEVIQAPQEKIVHEAPVNDHNKQLISDLEDALRTKQEHLQVTVEELQTTNEELQSSNEELMAANEELQSTNEELQSVNEELYTVNSEYQEKMEITLQSKLDTDNVIRSADIGFIFLDEALLIRKFSPSIVNDVNLLDSDVGRPFHHISHALDYDDLLHDITEVVRTNIEIKVHVNRLDDSGQRLVKISPYRDQYGVALGCVINITDITETVTLKNQLHDSWEMLKHAQSASLFLENKDVIKLLLVDDDEVDLHALRRNIDIEREDNYLFNITTASSVNAALEKIEQEDFDVYIVDYILAADDGLALIEQVQQIKPNSAFILLSGMLTKELREKALNLGVYDVLAKDEVTPALIQRSINYTLIHKKTNLFLQSCT is encoded by the coding sequence ATGGACGTAACGAACACAAATAACATAACGCAACCCAACTACTATATTGGTATAGGCGCTTCTGCAGGTGGGCTTGAAGCACTGCGTTCATTTGTGCATAACATTGAACCTGATACCGGTCATGTCTTTATAATTATTCAACACTTATCGCCTGACTTTAAAAGTATGATGCCAGAATTACTCGCGCGATATACAGAGATCCCCATCTCTAAATTGGAAGATGGAACACGCGTTCAAGCGAATCATATTTATTTAGCACCGCCGCGAAAAAACGTATTACTTGCCGAAGGAAGCGTGTTGCTAGTAGAACAAATGGAAAATCCTGGTGGTAATTTCCCCATAGATGCATTCTTCCGCTCGCTCGCAGAAGATCAACAGAATCACGCTATTGCTGTCATTCTATCGGGTACCGGTAGTGATGGCTCCAGAGGCATTCAAGCCATTAAAGACGTCGGCGGCTTAGTGGTCGTTCAAGAACCATCTGATGCAGCCTTTGATGGTATGCCTTTTAACGCAGTTAAAACGGGTTTTTCAGACATTGTCGAATCAGCTGACCAGATGATGACAAAGATCATCAATTACACCAGTAACATCATAGTCTCCGGCGAAGAAATAGCTGTCGATCCCGATAAAAGTATAGAACATGCGTTATCAGATATTTATAACCTTTTAAAAGCTAAAAGTGATATAGATTTTAGCCATTATAAAGGAAAAACCATCGTTCGCCGTATAGAAAGGCGTATGGGTATTAATACTGTTGAAAGTATCACCGAATATTACAACTATTTATTAAAAAACCCTAAAGAATTACAAACACTAGCAAAAGATATGCTGATTGGCGTTACGCGCTTTTTTAGAGATGATGATGCTTTTATACAGCTAACTGAAAAAGTCATCCCAAATGTTATTGAAAATTCACAACCTGATGAAATTATTCGTATTTGGAGTGCTTGTTGCTCTACTGGCGAAGAAGCTTATAGCTTAGCAATTTTAATAGACGAGTACCTATGTCAGCATAATTTAGATCGCACGGTACGTATTTTTGCAACCGATGTTGACGCAGATGCAATTACAGAAGCAGGCCTCGGACGTTTTTCACAAAACATAGAAAGCGACGTATCACCAGAACGATTAAAACGATATTTCGATTTACAAGATGACTATTACGTTATCAACTCAAACATCCGTAAAATGGTTATTTTTGCAACACATAATATTTTAACCGATCCACCGTTTTCTAATTGCCAGTTAGCCGTTTGTCGCAATGCATTGATTTATTTTCAGCCAAAAGCACAAAAGCGAATTATTACCTTACTGCATTTTTCACTAAATAAAGATGGTTACTTATTTCTAGGGTCATCTGAGTCTTTAGGTGATATGAAGCAACACTTCGCGGTAGAAAATGAACGCCATCGTATTTATCGTAAAATAGACAACACTAAGATGCTAATTGACGCGAGTCCACAAATGGGTCAGCAAGAGCAAAAAAACAATAAGAGCCCTTCAATTAGTCAGCTATTATCTAGCTTTCAGCAGTCTTCGAAAAAACCTAATTATTCGCCAGTCTTAGAACGTATCATCGAAGAATATGCGCCACCTGCAATTATTCTTTCTGAAGAGCAAAATGTGGTACATGTTTTTGGTGATGTTAGCGCATACACGCGTAAGATAGGTTCTGGTCAGTTTAGCTCTTTGCTCTCTGATTATATTATCGAAGGGCTGAGTGTTGCTGTTTCTACCGCTTTATATCGGGCACAATCATTACACTCAAGTGTTCACTATGAACGAATCAGCTTTAATGACGAAAATGAACAACAATGCTGGGTAAACCTTCGTGTTTTATACCTAGATACTCCAAGATTAACGAGTAACTATTTTGTCGTATTGTTTGAACAAGAAGAGGTTATTCAAGCTCCACAAGAAAAAATCGTTCATGAAGCGCCTGTTAATGATCACAATAAGCAGCTAATTTCAGATTTAGAAGATGCACTCAGAACGAAACAAGAACATCTACAAGTAACTGTTGAAGAGCTACAAACGACTAATGAAGAGTTACAAAGCTCAAATGAAGAGCTTATGGCGGCTAACGAGGAGCTACAAAGTACTAACGAAGAACTTCAGTCTGTAAACGAAGAGCTTTATACCGTTAATAGCGAGTATCAAGAAAAAATGGAAATCACCTTACAAAGTAAACTCGATACCGATAATGTGATCAGGTCAGCCGATATAGGCTTTATTTTTCTCGACGAAGCCTTGTTAATTCGTAAGTTCTCCCCCTCAATTGTTAATGATGTAAACCTATTAGATAGTGATGTAGGTAGACCTTTTCACCATATTTCTCACGCATTAGATTACGATGACCTTTTGCATGATATTACCGAAGTTGTGCGTACTAATATTGAAATAAAAGTGCATGTAAATCGCCTAGACGATAGCGGTCAACGCCTGGTAAAAATATCACCGTATCGTGATCAATATGGTGTTGCGCTTGGTTGTGTCATTAACATTACTGACATCACAGAAACAGTCACATTAAAAAATCAATTGCATGACTCTTGGGAAATGTTAAAGCATGCGCAAAGTGCTTCATTATTTCTGGAAAACAAAGATGTTATAAAATTATTACTCGTCGACGATGACGAAGTAGATTTGCACGCATTGCGAAGAAATATTGATATTGAACGCGAAGACAACTATTTGTTTAATATAACTACTGCTAGTAGTGTAAATGCTGCGCTAGAAAAAATTGAACAAGAAGACTTTGACGTTTATATCGTTGATTATATTTTAGCCGCTGATGACGGATTAGCACTGATTGAACAAGTACAGCAAATAAAACCAAACAGCGCCTTTATTTTACTCTCTGGTATGTTGACCAAAGAATTGCGAGAAAAAGCGCTAAATCTAGGCGTATATGACGTATTAGCAAAAGACGAAGTAACGCCAGCTCTTATTCAACGAAGTATTAACTACACCTTAATTCATAAGAAAACTAATCTATTTTTACAATCATGCACGTAA
- the astD gene encoding succinylglutamate-semialdehyde dehydrogenase has product MTHPIQFIDGQWLEGHGTEFTSVNPAKNTVIWQGNAASEQQVDQAINAARNAFSAWSTTPLEARIALTERFAEILADNKEALATTIAQETGKPLWETRTEVGAMIGKIAISIKAYNERTSTVENPMPGAKAFIRHKPHGVVAVFGPYNFPGHLPNGHIVPALIAGNTIVFKPSELTPLTAQLTMKLWQEAGLPAGVINMVQGEVATGKALANHQQIDGLFFTGSSTTGKLLHEQFGGLPGKILALEMGGNNPLIVKDVEDIDAAVHDILQSAFISAGQRCTCARRLFIQNNEQGDAILAKLIESTKAIKIGYFDDEEQPFIGSMISEKAALGLVSAQEALIKLGAKPLVKLSHKESGTGFVTPGIVDVTGVDIPDEEHFGPLLKVYRYDDFDAAIDEGNNTSFGLSAGLLADSEADYQHFFSRIRAGIVNWNKPITGASSAAPFGGIGDSGNHRASAYYAADYCAYPVASVEAQSVSLPENLSPGLTIK; this is encoded by the coding sequence ATGACGCACCCAATACAATTTATCGATGGTCAATGGCTTGAAGGTCATGGTACAGAATTCACGTCCGTTAACCCGGCAAAAAATACTGTTATATGGCAAGGAAATGCAGCAAGTGAACAACAAGTAGATCAAGCTATTAATGCGGCACGCAATGCCTTTAGTGCTTGGTCAACAACACCACTTGAAGCACGTATTGCGTTAACCGAACGCTTTGCTGAAATACTAGCAGACAATAAAGAAGCGCTTGCAACAACAATTGCACAAGAAACAGGTAAACCTCTTTGGGAAACAAGAACCGAAGTTGGCGCGATGATCGGAAAAATTGCTATTTCTATAAAAGCATACAATGAGCGAACAAGTACAGTTGAAAACCCAATGCCTGGTGCAAAAGCATTTATACGTCATAAGCCACATGGTGTAGTAGCTGTTTTTGGCCCTTATAACTTCCCAGGACACCTGCCTAACGGTCATATTGTACCAGCACTAATCGCAGGCAATACCATTGTTTTTAAACCAAGTGAACTGACACCATTGACGGCTCAACTTACCATGAAATTATGGCAAGAAGCTGGCCTACCTGCCGGTGTTATTAATATGGTGCAAGGTGAAGTTGCTACAGGCAAAGCATTGGCTAACCATCAACAAATTGACGGTTTATTTTTTACTGGTAGTTCAACTACGGGTAAATTATTGCATGAGCAATTTGGTGGTCTACCAGGTAAAATATTAGCATTGGAAATGGGTGGCAATAACCCACTCATAGTTAAAGACGTAGAAGATATTGACGCCGCTGTGCATGACATACTGCAATCTGCATTTATAAGTGCAGGTCAACGTTGTACCTGTGCACGTCGCTTATTCATTCAAAACAATGAGCAAGGTGATGCAATTCTTGCCAAACTTATTGAGTCGACTAAAGCCATCAAAATAGGCTACTTCGATGATGAAGAACAACCATTCATTGGTTCAATGATCTCGGAAAAAGCCGCACTTGGTTTAGTCAGTGCACAAGAAGCACTGATCAAGTTAGGTGCAAAACCACTTGTTAAATTAAGTCATAAAGAATCAGGTACTGGTTTTGTAACACCTGGTATCGTCGACGTTACTGGCGTAGATATTCCTGACGAAGAGCACTTTGGTCCATTATTAAAAGTGTATCGATACGATGATTTTGACGCTGCAATTGATGAAGGCAACAACACTTCATTTGGATTGTCAGCAGGTCTACTCGCAGATAGCGAAGCCGATTACCAACATTTCTTTTCACGCATAAGAGCTGGTATTGTCAATTGGAATAAACCAATAACGGGTGCAAGCAGCGCAGCACCATTTGGTGGTATAGGTGATAGTGGCAACCACAGAGCAAGTGCATATTACGCCGCAGACTATTGCGCTTACCCAGTAGCTTCAGTTGAAGCTCAAAGTGTGTCTTTACCTGAAAACCTTTCTCCTGGGTTAACAATTAAATAA